Proteins from one Sabethes cyaneus chromosome 2, idSabCyanKW18_F2, whole genome shotgun sequence genomic window:
- the LOC128734552 gene encoding uncharacterized protein DDB_G0271670-like codes for SSSSSSSSSSSSSSSSSSSSSSSSSSSSSSSSSSSSSSSSSSSSSSSSSSSSSSSSSSSSSSSSSSSSSSSSSSSSSSSSSSSSSSSSSSSSSSSSSSSSSSSSSSSSSSSSSSSSSSSSSSSSSSSSSSSSSSSSSSSSSSSSSSSSSSS; via the coding sequence agtagtagtagtagtagtagtagtagtagtagtagtagtagtagtagtagtagtagtagtagtagtagtagtagtagtagtagtagtagtagtagtagtagtagtagtagtagtagtagtagtagtagtagtagtagtagtagtagtagtagtagtagtagtagtagtagtagtagtagtagtagtagtagtagtagtagtagtagtagtagtagtagtagtagtagtagtagtagtagtagtagtagtagtagtagtagtagtagtagtagtagtagtagtagtagtagtagtagtagtagtagtagtagtagtagtagtagtagtagtagtagtagtagtagtagtagtagtagtagtagtagtagtagtagtagtagtagtagtagtagtagtagtagtagtagtagtagtagtagtagtagtagtagtagtagtagtagtagtagtagt